ACCGCTCCGGCCGCCACGTCCTTGGCTCGACCAGCGAGGTCGTGATGTTGCGGACTGGCGAGATCCACAACAACTTCCACGGCCGTATTAAAAGCTTCGGCCGACCACACAAGCCCGATTGACAGCGTCAGCAAACACCACTCCGTCGTGGTCGTTCGCAGCAGGAAGCCGGCCGTGATCACAACAAGCGTCGCCAGCAGATGGATCCACGCATGGACCTGACTCGCAAACAGAAACCGGATGCCGCGAAAAGCAAACCGAAAGCTGGCGACACGTCGCTGCACGATCGATCTAAGGCCCATCTGTCGCTTCCGTTGGTGCATCATCTGTTGACGAAGTGTCGCCGCCGGTCGATTCGACGTCAGGAATTGTGGCCTCCCGGCCCAGAAATCGCTGGCGAGCGTATTCCGCGAAGTCCTGAAAACGGCCGACGCCCTTGTAATTGTCGTAGACGTATTTCCAGGTTGCGATCGCCTGCTGTTGTTCCGCTTCTTCACCAGTCGAAAGCTTTTCTGCTTCGGTCATCCGTTCACGAAACATGTGCCGCGCGTCATCAGCTGCGATCAATTTTTGCCGGAAGTAATCGTGATGGTTGCGGCAAAGCTGCATTAGCCACGGGATTTCTTCTGAAGTGTCCGACAAACTTTCTCCCTGCTCAATCAGTGCCTGCCATCGCTGCAAGGCGGGCAACGGATTGGAAGGCAACTCGGTGGCCGGTGGATCTTCCCACGTCGGAACATAGACCAGGCCTTCTTCGTCTTCCAGGCGAGCAGCTTCGACGCAGGCGGCCTTGAAGGGCGGTTCCACCGGTTTGTTAATGCGCGCCAGATTCTTGAGCTGCGGTTCCAGCATGTTGGCATGCAACTTTGCGGAGAGTTCTCGTGCTCGGGCGATATGCTGACCAGCCGGAAACTTTTCGATGTAAGGATCGATGTGCTTATCCAGCGATGCGCGCTGAGCATACTCGTCGCCCTGCATGGCTTCGTGCCATTGTTCGGCGTACCAGTCTTCGCCCGGCGGACGCAGCAACCATGCGGTTGCACCGACCAGTGCGAGCAGACACGTCGCCAGAAACCACGTTTGTTCGTGGATCGGCCCCTTCTTTTTTCGTTTCTTCTTTTTCTTTTTGCGTGCGCCGACAGACTTCGGCTTGCCGGTTCCGGAACCGACCGCGCTGCCCGACACGACGGTGTCCGCCAGCGCCGCTCCGACCCCGGAGTCCGCTCGTTCTTTGATCTCGCCCAGATCCGTATGAACGGCCAACGCGTCATATGGTCGATCGTCGGGCTTCTTTTCCAACAGTCGATCGATCAGCTTGCCAAGTTCGATCGGGCAGTTGGGAACCTTTTCGCAGACGTTGTACGGCTCATCCTGAAGATGCTGCATCAGCATGTCCATCGGATTGTCAGAATGAAACGGTGTCTCGCCGACAACCAGTTCGTACAGCACACATCCCAGGGCGTACAAATCTGTTTTGCGCGAGATCGGGTCGCTGGCCTGGATTTGTTCCGGCGCCATGTAGGCGTACGTTCCAACGGTTTTGCCGGCGGCCGTCAGCGCGGTGGCTTCGGTGTCTCGAGCGATGCCGAAGTCGCCCAGCTTTAGATGGCCTTTACGAGAAAGGAACAAATTCGCTGGCTTCAAATCGCGATGAATGATGCCCGCGTTGTGAGCGTGTTCCAAAGCCGACGTGACCTGTCGCCCAAC
This DNA window, taken from Fuerstiella marisgermanici, encodes the following:
- a CDS encoding diacylglycerol kinase family protein, translating into MGLRSIVQRRVASFRFAFRGIRFLFASQVHAWIHLLATLVVITAGFLLRTTTTEWCLLTLSIGLVWSAEAFNTAVEVVVDLASPQHHDLAGRAKDVAAGAVLLASMSAATVGLIVFGPKLLPHLNAPAFRIFE
- a CDS encoding serine/threonine protein kinase yields the protein MAPRTIGPFQLDRQIGVGGMGVVYSAIYPKTGKKVAVKVLSPGFMSDAKVRKRFEREIGILKRLKHPNIVKYYGGGTENGQRYYAMEFIDGGSLQQVIKNRGQLTWEQVIHVGRQVTSALEHAHNAGIIHRDLKPANLFLSRKGHLKLGDFGIARDTEATALTAAGKTVGTYAYMAPEQIQASDPISRKTDLYALGCVLYELVVGETPFHSDNPMDMLMQHLQDEPYNVCEKVPNCPIELGKLIDRLLEKKPDDRPYDALAVHTDLGEIKERADSGVGAALADTVVSGSAVGSGTGKPKSVGARKKKKKKRKKKGPIHEQTWFLATCLLALVGATAWLLRPPGEDWYAEQWHEAMQGDEYAQRASLDKHIDPYIEKFPAGQHIARARELSAKLHANMLEPQLKNLARINKPVEPPFKAACVEAARLEDEEGLVYVPTWEDPPATELPSNPLPALQRWQALIEQGESLSDTSEEIPWLMQLCRNHHDYFRQKLIAADDARHMFRERMTEAEKLSTGEEAEQQQAIATWKYVYDNYKGVGRFQDFAEYARQRFLGREATIPDVESTGGDTSSTDDAPTEATDGP